From a region of the Hemibagrus wyckioides isolate EC202008001 linkage group LG06, SWU_Hwy_1.0, whole genome shotgun sequence genome:
- the LOC131354355 gene encoding gastricsin-like, with amino-acid sequence MMRCLIFGLLCLAFTEGLVRVPLVKKETIMKKRGLRKEMLEYSQQGYNESLINQNDMAYFGEVGIGTPPQYFYLHFDTGSSTLWVNSVYCNSAACNSHPLFNPSQSSTFTSNQQPFSIKYGTGSVQGFLGYDTVTMGQLSVTNQLIGLSTSEPGDHFARPLHDGLMGLAFKSSDQTIVDTMIQEGVIEEPIFSFYLSSDSESGSEVVFGGVDPYYYQGSINWVPVQQNSHWQLVFEGFEVNHQSTGWCENGCTAITDTGTSLLLCPPQYVDSLHQMLGAQQDSNGNYVFDCNAVSSLPPLTFVMNGAHLHLPGTAYVLQNDDSSSYCQSGIGASHEEYRNGYPYWILGDVFLRQFYSVFDQGNARVGFATLA; translated from the exons ATGATGAGGTGTCTGATCTTCGGTCTGTTGTGTCTGGCTTTTACTGAGGGACTTGTCAG AGTTCCTCTTGTTAAAAAGGAGACGATAATGAAGAAAAGGGGTCTCCGCAAGGAAATGCTGGAGTACTCTCAGCAAGGTTACAATGAGAGCCTGATCAACCAAAATGAT ATGGCTTATTTTGGAGAGGTTGGTATTGGAACCCCTCCACAGTACTTCTACCTACACTTTGACACCGGCTCCAGCACTCTGTGGGTCAACTCTGTCTACTGCAACAGTGCTGCCTGCA ACAGTCACCCCCTTTTCAACCCAAGCCAGTCTTCCACGTTCACCAGCAATCAACAACCATTTTCAATCAAATACGGAACAGGCAGTGTCCAGGGTTTCCTTGGCTATGACACTGTCACA ATGGGTCAGTTGAGTGTCACAAATCAGCTGATTGGTTTAAGCACTTCAGAGCCTGGTGATCATTTTGCAAGGCCTCTGCATGATGGACTCATGGGTCTGGCCTTCAAATCTAGTGACCAGACAATTGTGGACACCATGATCCAAGAAGGTGTTATTGAGGAGCccatcttttctttttacttaaGCAG TGACTCTGAGAGTGGAAGTGAGGTGGTGTTTGGTGGAGTTGATCCATATTATTACCAAGGTTCAATCAACTGGGTTCCTGTACAGCAAAACAGCCACTGGCAGCTGGTCTTTGAAGG TTTTGAGGTTAATCACCAGTCAACTGGATGGTGTGAAAATGGATGTACCGCTATTACAGACACAGGAACGTCACTGCTGCTGTGCCCACCACAGTATGTAGACAGTCTCCATCAAATGCTGGGAGCCCAACAGGACAGCAACGGCAAC TACGTGTTTGACTGTAATGCCGTGAGCAGCCTTCCCCCTCTGACGTTCGTTATGAACGGAGCTCACCTGCATTTGCCGGGTACTGCTTATGTGCTTCAG AATGACGATTCTAGCTCATACTGTCAGAGTGGCATAGGGGCATCACATGAGGAGTACAGAAACGGTTATCCTTACTGGATCCTGGGTGATGTTTTCCTCAGACAGTTCTACTCTGTGTTTGACCAAGGGAATGCCAGGGTGGGATTTGCTACCTTAGCATAG